The following are from one region of the Penaeus vannamei isolate JL-2024 chromosome 28, ASM4276789v1, whole genome shotgun sequence genome:
- the LOC113827587 gene encoding DNA mismatch repair protein Mlh3 gives MSGKILPLSESVRSKLRSGITITSIAQCVEEMVLNSIDANATCIAVRIDPAIFRIQVVDNGDGVTEENLKLLGKRHSTSKCHSLEDLNSNLGHYGFRGEALASLVEVAAIVDITTRPRGSVQTLTKIFAYGKEKSISVSKVPRPSVGTTITVQDFMYNMPVRRKLMKEAIDIENIRVRLESFALIHPKISLSLRNDSGQSKVMHTNKSNSTLSTFMQLFGLEKSQGLVEVDHTVDQFTVTGYISVHPHLTKALQFIYVNKRVVLKTKIHKMMNYLLARTSIISNRLHPAAPLPGKSPSSPPKGLKLHGIYVINIECPPKEYDICMDPTKTLVEFRDWDKLLLCIEEMVIKFAEEERLAISLDERYRRSGRDQVMAEEESQAEPHSSQALLQVFSLKRSGENSNSKGEPQEKYGRTLCTYDNLSAVHSIPVRRKNNDKNSQRYNEIDSDDDEVVLRADEEREIDNETYHPSDVCVSKETDVLISERIGESCDNNSPSSSSKQSLSPRIPSTRSPEKIQEARNKVRSSLDMFRRMITQSDSDAATPHPPCEDHSVNKATELKETGRSDSETHDEAYNKDTNKKRSSLEEFRSFYNEDLKKCKQESYETPKELIRSPPREPPPLRVASSPPTSTEDISQDACVFPVIKNVGGDEGQKYKKSLSKTLSEGWKKHQAKAESLKCLQKFEFQRKSSDQSRCINESTSYEVAQRGKNSPKSNLGNTERKTRYQTRKSLHHKMKDSVTVQTSDIESDNDASGKAADLDCSFKFQPVLESEINEVKSPENEGILDDTFSHTSTDRFQRTSLGSKIVTLSKEPTGRSTQNAAANDDNKCSEVGDSREEIERLIPDKNCVENSKNHEVHEPSISQASDTEAFTTDNEPDLGHQEVNQSGNMKKYTFQTDSEQGERFAKDYHTAKKNSNYYCKEISPTQPFVIEGISSEKNKTCSTQEVITEQSSDKVQDDTHEGSRLLSAFIDDDPVDSTDKCNLKGNDLEVPDAPKNVKQLKLCHSENDKDVYMEYVGENQTICNSINALPPSKDNYPNSEVNFRLCESTSQISSTENDITESPISNGSFRAAVAAIKSSDDYSQMEMKSHNRYIQSPPHNSSDNPGSQNPLSASIHFSELTIPSTGDSPSISQCASSLGDTCNAKTLFGSSVPSLSSDTSCMTEKPESTKSKFPSYNIVFHGKMIHIDGKNPSEAPTDQGGVCHTINQETSPKLLEQNSSNLESENLFEKTPGKEKDDLVELDVPIRSSSGIEFSNDNPQNSEDKVFNSEIVNKKATRKNNPVHLQDNSSCDTTHSSKADCIIEHNPKQSESNYLRNLWKEANDESGRKVYINLQTGNTSYEAPVVKEMPEWTSSQPQGAPVLKIPLSEEPEAEGSRQKQDFVLTHGYSAFMSWKKRREMQKKEMEKSEIKISGCAYDSRDTQQDQYRQEAVSKEGEECESLISPGMKEAIQSILQDSEMDDDSIKWSEKPSNLGSLEEDSSEVAQICQEWEPPTFAMDADILSSKVQAGSERGVNKDSSVKIYNIVHPYKFSQEMLQTCRVLGQLDKKFIACEITYTSSDPTLHKVSEIIVLFDQHAVHERVRLETLTEENYETLENGERVIRTCMITPPLEMTLPESEVRLMMAYAKTFILWGLHFTQVSASQVNFQSIPSILVARERHELRQRRCQSATAIIESIVRDVCYTLHQTGGIVSTMPKPLMNVLCSQACRGAIKFGDELSYDECKNLVKSLSSCALPFQCAHGRPSIVPVVNLTHLAKGRKKERKPNLHKLREAIEEEMLGEEIMD, from the exons ATGTCGGGAAAGATTCTTCCGTTGTCTGAGTCTGTGCGCTCAAAACTGCGTTCGGGTATCACAATCACCTCTATTGCCCAGTGTGTGGAAGAGATG GTACTGAACAGCATTGATGCCAATGCCACATGCATTGCCGTTCGAATTGACCCAGCCATTTTTCGCATCCAAGTTGTCGACAATGGTGATGGTGTCACGGAGGAGAATCTAAAATTGTTAGGCAAACG ACATTCTACAAGCAAATGCCATAGCTTGGAAGATCTTAACTCCAACTTGGGACATTATGGCTTCCGAGGAGAGGCCTTGGCCAGTCTAGTGGAAGTAGCCGCTATTGTGGATATCACCACACGACCGCGGGGATCAGTCCAAACCTTGACCAAGATTTTTGCGTATGGCAAAGAGAAGTCCATCAGTGTTTCTAAGGTTCCCAGGCCAAGTGTTGGGACCACAATAACTGTCCAGGATTTTATGTACAACATGCCTGTCCGCCGAAAGTTGATGAAAGAGGCAATTGACATTGAAAACATAAGAGTACGATTGGAAAGCTTTGCCCTCATACACCCAAAAATATCACTCAGTCTAAGAAATGACAGTGGCCAGTCAAAGGTGATGCACACCAATAAATCAAATTCTACTTTGTCAACTTTCATGCAGCTGTTTGGTTTGGAGAAGTCTCAGGGTCTAGTAGAGGTAGACCATACAGTTGATCAATTTACAGTAACCGGTTACATCAGTGTCCATCCACACCTGACCAAAGCCCTGcagtttatatatgtgaataagagAGTTGTGctgaaaacaaaaatacacaagatGATGAACTATCTTTTGGCTCGCACATCGATCATAAGCAATAGACTCCACCCAGCAGCACCTCTTCCAGGAAAATCTCCTTCTAGCCCACCAAAGGGGTTGAAACTGCATGGCATATATGTAATCAATATTGAGTGCCCTCCAAAAGAGTATGACATATGCATGGATCCCACAAAGACTCTTGTAGAATTCAGGGATTGGGACAAGCTGCTTCTCTGTATAGAAGAAATGGTTATTAAGTTTGCTGAGGAAGAGAGACTGGCCATATCTCTTGACGAGCGATATAGAAGATCTGGGCGGGACCAGGTAATGGCTGAGGAGGAGAGTCAGGCTGAGCCTCATAGCAGCCAGGCTCTGTTACAGGTATTTAGTCTCAAAAGATCAGGAGAAAATAGTAACTCGAAAGGGGAGCCTCAGGAGAAATATGGTAGAACACTCTGCACTTATGATAACTTGTCTGCAGTTCACAGTATCCCtgtcagaagaaaaaataatgacaagaacagtCAGAGGTATAATGAGAtagattctgatgatgatgaagttgtaCTGAGAgctgatgaggaaagagagattgataatgAAACTTATCATCCATCAGACGTATGTGTAAGTAAAGAGACTGATGTTCTTATTTCAGAAAGAATAGGTGAAAGTTGTGATAACAATTCTCCAAGTTCCAGCTCAAAGCAAAGCTTATCACCGAGAATACCAAGTACAAGAAGTCCAGAAAAAATTCAGGAAGCCAGAAATAAAGTTCGTAGTTCTTTAGATATGTTTAGGAGAATGATTACTCAAAGTGACAGTGATGCAGCCACTCCACATCCTccttgtgaagatcattctgtgAACAAGGCAACTGAGTTAAAAGAAACAGGAAGGTCAGACAGTGAAACACATGACGAAGCTTACAATAAAGACACCAACAAAAAACGTAGTTCTTTAGAGGAATTCAGAAGTTTTTATAATGAAGATCTAAAAAAGTGTAAACAGGAATCATATGAAACTCCCAAGGAACTGATTAGAAGCCCTCCCAGAGAGCCTCCACCTCTTAGGGTGGCATCATCCCCTCCTACTTCTACAGAAGATATATCACAAGACGCTTGTGTGTTTCCAGTAATTAAAAATGTAGGAGGGGATGAAggtcaaaaatataaaaaatctctCAGCAAAACCCTCagtgaaggatggaagaagcATCAAGCAAAAGCTGAATCTTTAAAATGTCTTCAGAAATTTGAATTCCAAAGGAAGTCATCTGATCAATCCAGATGCATCAACGAGAGCACGAGTTATGAAGTGGCGCAGAGAGGTAAGAATAGTCCCAAATCAAATCTCGGCAACACTGAACGCAAGACCAGgtatcagaccaggaagtcattACATCACAAAATGAAAGACTCGGTAACAGTCCAAACATCAGATATTGAATCTGATAATGATGCCAGTGGAAAAGCTGCGGATCTTGACTGCAGCTTTAAATTCCAGCCAGTGCTAGAGTCAGAAATCAATGAGGTTAAATCTCCCGAAAATGAAGGGATTCTAGATGATACTTTTAGCCATACATCTACAGACAGATTTCAGAGAACGAGCTTAGGTTCTAAAATAGTCACATTATCTAAAGAACCTACAGGGAGATCTACACAAAATGCAGCggcaaatgatgataacaagtgtAGTGAAGTAGGCGATTCCAGAGAAGAGATCGAGAGACTTATTCCAGATAAAAACTGTGTGGAGAACAGTAAAAATCATGAAGTCCATGAACCTTCAATATCCCAAGCAAGTGATACGGAAGCATTTACAACTGATAATGAGCCAGACCTTGGTCATCAAGAAGTAAACCAATctggaaatatgaaaaaatatacattccaGACAGATTCTGAACAGGGAGAGAGGTTTGCAAAAGATTATCATACTGCAAAGAAGAATTCTAATTACTATTGTAAAGAAATATCCCCAACACAACCTTTTGTCATTGAAGGTATTTCCAGTGAAAAAAATAAGACTTGTAGCACACAAGAAGTTATCACAGAGCAAAGTTCAGACAAAGTGCAAGATGATACTCATGAAGGTAGTAGACTTCTGTCTGCTTTTATTGATGATGATCCTGTGGACTCTACAGACAAATGTAATTTAAAAGGTAATGACCTAGAGGTACCTGATGCACCAAAGAATGTTAAACAGTTAAAATTGTGTCATtcagaaaatgataaggatgtttATATGGAGTATGTAGGAGAGAATCAAACTATTTGCAACTCAATAAACGCCTTACCACCTTCTAAGGACAATTATCCAAATTCTGAAGTAAACTTCAGGCTTTGTGAATCAACATCACAAATTAGCAGTACTGAAAATGATATTACAGAAAGTCCTATATCTAATGGAAGCTTTAGAGCAGCAGTTGCAGCTATCAAAAGTAGTGATGATTACAGTCAAATGGAGATGAAAAGTCACAATAGATATATCCAATCACCACCTCACAATTCATCAGATAACCCAGGCTCACAGAATCCCCTATCTGCATCTATTCATTTCTCAGAGCTCACCATACCTAGCACTGGAGATTCTCCTTCAATTTCTCAGTGTGCATCATCACTTGGTGATACTTGTAATGCTAAAACTCTTTTTGGCTCCAGTGTTCCAAGTCTTAGCAGTGACACTTCATGCATGACAGAGAAACCAGAAAGTACAAAAAGCAAATTTCCTTCTTATAACATAGTTTTCCATGGCAAAATGATACATATTGATGGTAAAAATCCATCAGAAGCACCTACGGATCAGGGAGGAGTGTGTCATACAATAAATCAAGAAACATCACCCAAGCTGTTGGAGCAAAATAGTTCTAATTTAGAGTCGGAAAACTTATTCGAAAAAACacctggaaaagagaaagatgatttAGTAGAATTAGATGTTCCAATTAGGAGCTCAAGTGGTATAGAGTTTAGCAATGATAATCCTCAGAATTCAGAGGATAAGGTTTTTAACAGTGAAATTGTAAACAAAAAggcaacaagaaaaaataatccaGTACATTTACAGGATAACAGTAGTTGTGACACGACACACAGTTCTAAAGCTGACTGCATAATAGAGCACAATCCAAAGCAGTCAGAAAGTAATTATCTCAGGAATTTGTGGAAGGAAGCAAATGATGAAAGTGGAAGGAAAGTTTACATAAACCTCCAAACAGGAAACACATCTTATGAAGCTCCAGTTGTTAAGGAAATGCCAGAATGGACGAGCAGCCAGCCACAAGGGGCCCCAGTTCTCAAGATCCCTTTGTCTGAAGAACCCGAAGCCGAAGGAAGCCGCCAGAAGCAAGATTTTGTCCTCACACATGGATATAGTGCTTTCATGtcatggaaaaagagaagggaaatgcagaagaaagaaatggaaaaatcaGAGATTAAGATATCAGGCTGTGCTTATGATAGCAGAGATACACAGCAGGACCAGTATAGGCAAGAGGCAGTcagcaaagaaggagaagaatgtgaGTCACTAATTTCTCCAGGAATGAAGGAAGCCATACAGTCTATCCTGCAGGACTCAGAAATGGATGATGATTCCATTAAGTGGTCTGAGAAACCATCAAATTTAGGCAGTTTAGAGGAAGATTCATCAGAAGTGGCCCAAATCTGTCAAGAATGGGAGCCACCAACATTTGCCATGGATGCAGATATTTTGAGTTCAAAAGTTCAGGCAGGCAGTGAACGAGGAGTGAATAAGGACTCATCTGTAAAGATATATAACATTGTCCATCCATACAAGTTCTCTCAGGAGATGCTTCAGACCTGCAGG GTATTAGGCCAGCTGGACAAGAAGTTCATAGCCTGTGAAATTACTTACACTTCTTCTGATCCAACTCTACACAAAGTGAGTGAAATAATAGTACTTTTTGACCAACATGCAGTCCATGAGAGAGTGCGTCTCGAGACCCTCACTGAAGAGAACTACGAAACCCTAGAAAATGGAGAGCGTGTGATTCGCACTTGTATGATTACACCACCCCTGGAAATGACCCTGCCGGAGAGTGAAGTTAGACTGATGATGGCATATGCAAAAACATTCATACTGTGGGGTCTTCATTTCACACAG GTCAGTGCATCACAGGTGAATTTCCAATCTATACCAAGTATTCTGGTTGCACGGGAACGACATGAGCTTCGTCAGCGTCGCTGCCAGTCAGCGACAGCCATTATTGAGAGCATTGTGCGAGATGTCTGTTACACCCTGCACCAGACCGGTGGTATTGTCTCAACAATGCCAAAACCCTTAATGAATGTCCTTTGCAGCCAAGCTTGTAGAG GAGCTATCAAGTTTGGAGATGAATTAAGTTATGATGAGTGTAAAAATCTAGTGAAGTCCCTGTCCTCTTGTGCACTGCCCTTCCAGTGTGCCCATGGACGTCCCTCAATCGTCCCTGTGGTTAATCTGACACACCTtgcaaagggaaggaaaaaa GAAAGGAAACCCAACTTGCACAAGCTAAGAGAAGCTATTGAGGAGGAAATGTTGGGTGAAGAGATCATGGACTAA